From the genome of Papaver somniferum cultivar HN1 chromosome 2, ASM357369v1, whole genome shotgun sequence, one region includes:
- the LOC113352125 gene encoding uncharacterized protein LOC113352125, with translation MKKNNGKNKQQICDHTYYPYRDISVFVVNSKLNLLFPHMDRDRIDLKEFEQMLRVKLHLDETEIPNLYWTIDPCLPEYLVTNEDLFKFWEHAVPDDKGFVCLQMSVINSEFRNDNDFIKTAMEQPVVTIDETPKKAPKRIAKKPVSGKLTNEEFGIFISIYRASR, from the exons atgaagaagaataacgGGAAGAACAAGCAGCAGATATG TGATCATACATATTATCCATATAGAGATATCAGTGTGTTTGTTGTGAATAGTAAACTTAATTTGCTATTCCCTCACATGGATAGAGATAGAATTGACCTTAAGGAATTTGAGCAGATGTTGCGTGTTAAGTTGCAtcttgatgaaacagaaattccaaATTTATATTGGACCATAGACCCATGTCTGCCTGAGTATTTGGTTACAAATGAAGACTTGTTTAAGTTTTGGGAGCATGCTGTACCTGATGATAAAGGCTTCGTATGTTTACAAATGAGTGTAATTAATTCAGAATTTAGGAATGATAATGACTTCATTAAGACTGCAATGGAACAACCAGTAGTAACAATTGATGAGACTCCTAAGAAGgcacctaagaggattgctaagaAGCCAGTTTCTGGG AAATTGACTAATGAAGAGTTTGGGATCTTCATTAGTATATATAGAGCTTCAAGATGA